One window of Pyrus communis chromosome 12, drPyrComm1.1, whole genome shotgun sequence genomic DNA carries:
- the LOC137711718 gene encoding COP1-interactive protein 1-like, with translation MIKHRWRELAKSFNNHVDPETTERLKRTKTEIETNVTRIFKLIKIEDQGKKDVNQKDLKQESELVALIENFYQQYQSLYALYDHLVGESGRIVHGKKEQKGFSMSPPSSDSEYYSSEDVEGNNARLERADSIKHELKNEYSEGSGDLKRKSVSENGEKEAINSEYLAALRKIKQSDIVDNDLKDEVDEKVRELSALVEVHEAHGNHSSARVKELEGQLTGFKMELESLCSQKRDLEAWKEGKSAEAKQLGDKNIGLHARILELELVLKEREDEISDFKNKLKENEESSASKISDLMTHAENMQQEVDSLCAQKGEMEKKMASKKNESATQVKGLSEQVNAMQKELKILHQKKIESQAQLDEKNKEISKHLQQMEILKEELTKKDTVERKMMEEKEIFLVKVNDLESEVNSLRNKKRNVEKQIKNRNHENSKLRQENESLLSRIFRLERTLTERGDEIYALRGECEHGKNEASARLIEFTTQVSNLKQEMDSLQAQKSQLDLQIEIQNKRYLEKLTEMENLNNNLIVKIGQIDRDNQKYLEILSEKENQNHNLTVKISDQQKIIKKHEETFKKFNKEHKQAKIWFPQSKLNVQFAERKMEELAEKYRINLEDNVRLLYQRIRVAEQIHNENKESYKKFKEMYEKENKDLKEKLATYQDPDRKMKQISETAKSTLHGLDLLVLKFDEGHKNFQNQIAKISEELESAKTWVKENAGKIKRLKHNVDCLTTQLNEKEEQELVLREKVWELEASASKETREKLNLMKEFGQLESQVGNLEREVKYKDEDLLSLGEEKREAIRQLCVLVDHHRSRYYDLKEAVSKRSDATTTRGSKTTT, from the exons ATGATAAAACATCGCTGGAGAGAGCTAGCTAAGTCCTTTAATAATCATGTTGATCCTGAAACAACTGAGCGGCTGAAGAGGACTAAAACAG AAATTGAAACCAATGTGACAAGGATCTTCAAGCTTATAAAAATCGAAGACCAAGGGAAGAAAGATGTAAACCAAAAAGATTTGAAGCAAGAGTCGGAACTTGTTGCACTCATTGAGAACTTCTACCAACAGTACCAGTCACTATATGCTTTATATGATCATTTAGTAGGAGAGTCTGGGAGAATCGTTCATGGCAAGAAAGAGCAAAAAGGTTTTTCCATGTCTCCCCCAAGCTCAGATTCTGAATATTATTCCTCAGAAGACGTTGAAGGTAACAATGCCAGATTGGAAAGAGCTGACAGCATCAAGCATGAACTTAAGAATGAATATTCCGAAGGATCTGGTGATCTGAAGCGAAAATCGGTCTCTGAAAATGGAGAAAAGGAGGCGATAAATTCAGAATATTTGGCAgcattgagaaaaataaaacaatcagATATTGTAGACAATGATCTGAAGGATGAAGTGGATGAAAAAGTAAGAGAACTCTCAGCTCTTGTCGAAGTGCATGAAGCTCATGGGAATCATTCCTCAGCTCGGGTAAAAGAGTTAGAGGGACAGTTAACAGGCTTTAAAATGGAGTTGGAATCCTTATGCAGCCAGAAAAGAGATTTGGAAGCATGGAAAGAAGGTAAATCTGCTGAAGCTAAACAGCTAGGAGATAAAAATATCGGACTACATGCGCGAATTTTGGAACTTGAGTTAGTTttaaaagaaagagaggatgAAATATCTGATTTCAAGAACAAACTCAAGGAAAATGAGGAGAGCTCAGCGTCGAAAATTTCAGACTTGATGACACATGCTGAAAATATGCAACAGGAAGTTGATTCGTTGTGTGCGCAAAAAGGtgaaatggagaaaaagatgGCGAGTAAGAAAAATGAATCAGCGACGCAAGTCAAAGGCTTAAGTGAGCAGGTCAATGCAATGCAGAAGGAATTGAAGATCCTGCACCAGAAGAAAATTGAATCACAAGCACAACTGGATGAGAAGAATAAAGAAATCTCCAAGCATCTGCAACAGATGGAAATTCTGAAAGAGGAATTAACAAAAAAGGACACGGTTGAGAGGAAAATgatggaagaaaaagaaatttttctTGTGAAAGTGAATGACTTGGAATCGGAAGTGAATTCTCTACGTAACAAAAAAAGGAATGTGGAAAAGCAGATTAAAAACAGAAACCATGAGAACAGCAAGTTGAGACAGGAAAATGAGAGTCTTCTTTCTAGAATTTTCAGGTTGGAGAGAACTTTGACCGAGAGAGGGGATGAGATTTACGCTCTTCGTGGAGAATGCGAGCATGGAAAGAACGAAGCTTCTGCTCGACTTATTGAATTCACGACGCAGGTCAGCAATTTGAAACAGGAAATGGATTCCTTGCAGGCTCAGAAAAGCCAGTTGGACTTGCAGATTGAGATACAGAACAAGCGCTATTTGGAAAAACTGACTGAGATGGAAAATCTAAACAATAACTTGATAGTCAAGATTGGCCAAATTGACAGAGATAACCAAAAGTATTTGGAAATACTGAGTGAGAAGGAAAATCAAAACCATAATTTGACAGTCAAGATTTCTGATCAGCAGAAAATTATCAAGAAACATGAAGAAACTTTCAAGAAGTTCAACAAGGAGCATAAACAAGCTAAAATTTGGTTTCCTCAATCTAAGTTAAATGTACAATTTGCCGAAAGGAAGATGGAAGAATTGGCAGAGAAGTACCGAATCAATCTTGAAGACAATGTGCGCCTCTTGTACCAGAGGATCAGGGTAgcggaacaaatacataacgaaaaCAAGGAGAGCTACAAGAAGTTCAAGGAGATGTAcgagaaagaaaacaaagatcTTAAAGAAAAGCTAGCAACGTATCAAGATCCAGACAGAAAGATGAAGCAAATATCGGAAACAGCGAAAAGTACACTGCATGGATTGGACTTATTGGTGCTTAAATTTGACGAGGGACACAAGAACTTTCAAAACCAGATTGCCAAAATATCGGAGGAGCTTGAGTCTGCAAAAACTTGGGTTAAAGAGAATGCTGGCAAGATCAAACGGTTAAAGCACAATGTAGATTGCTTGACCACACAACTGAACGAGAAGGAAGAGCAAGAACTTGTGTTGAGAGAGAAAGTTTGGGAGTTGGAAGCATCGGCGAGCAAGGAAACCAGAGAGAAGCTCAACTTAATGAAAGAGTTTGGCCAACTTGAGAGTCAGGTGGGAAATCTTGAGAGGGAAGTAAAGTACAAGGATGAAGATTTGTTGAGCCTTGGGGAGGAGAAGAGGGAGGCCATACGGCAACTCTGCGTGTTGGTTGATCATCACCGAAGCCGCTACTATGATCTGAAGGAAGCAGTGTCAAAGAGGTCAGATGCAACAACTACTAGAGGCAGCAAGACTACAACTTAG
- the LOC137711510 gene encoding uncharacterized protein yields MVFGTQLTPPSEGHDDAAETENPTVSDLFSALRAASRPKDFGRVEQALSAREAKLRREIEKQRYENALLDEKHEFERLEKLRAEEELRLKLSPIKAEAVSEENGGEGREVILELRTQNEELERRISRLEKGGKTLRKKGLSNSIQRRRSDRLAAIGGDTTANNDSGEGSSAPVKGNNALRISGYRRSIQKQIRRKMGKNKMENLRWGRGEEYVQYRCNMLSFFSTMQRIKGHLTERHLELLRQTPFWPLISAFYSGVISEDQCKKSESDVRAIIKCYNARTMSFQFGSTSASLTTEDMAEILGLPQEGEELKLKGSRSYKSDFVERYFNAKRVYKTLVDKALDEAIEGKRETDVEDVVRLILIELCITFLLCNSGQVTSWNLVKYCEDLESISRYSWAKAVADVLHQGLEKGTGRFKPYSVPGCVVAIMLWLCERTNLIQPIKGREGQKPALVKWSMQELHLKLKQVHVADIGLSFKKDKERKKLGEDEKAREEAIITNGREEREEWENVTGDTAGELEDHLRARKRKMKFVRGPPISKRLNDNEDLEERSEDIWRVIQNASADQGKVSRLTEKLESKKEKTKKLKRKLKEEKKERRKLKEENEVLTSEKKSLFDSLKRLVKMLEETLEAEREAVKNLKKEKMELIKENQELKEKLNQGSPCSVVQLREDVQVEVSPMQSFLTSPEKGVMKRVLDLEFEDEQRGEKERKVDEERNGKKGGCPI; encoded by the exons ATGGTGTTCGGGACACAACTCACCCCTCCTTCTGAAGGCCACGACGACGCAGCCGAAACCGAAAATCCGACCGTCTCGGACCTGTTTTCGGCGCTGAGAGCGGCGTCTCGGCCGAAGGATTTCGGCCGAGTCGAACAGGCATTATCGGCGAGGGAAGCGAAACTGAGGCGAGAAATCGAGAAGCAGAGGTACGAGAACGCGCTGCTCGACGAGAAGCACGAGTTCGAGCGGCTCGAGAAGCTCAGAGCAGAGGAGGAGCTCAGGCTCAAGCTTTCACCGATCAAGGCGGAGGCGGTGAGCGAAGAGAACGGCGGCGAGGGCAGAGAGGTAATTTTGGAGCTCCGGACGCAGAACGAGGAGCTGGAGCGCCGCATTTCGCGGCTGGAGAAGGGCGGTAAGACATTGAGGAAGAAGGGTTTGAGTAACAGCATCCAGAGAAGAAGGAGCGATCGGTTGGCTGCGATCGGTGGTGATACCACTGCTAACAATGATAGCGGTGAAGGTAGCTCTGCTCCGGTTAAAGGAAATAACGCTCTGAGAATTTCAG GTTACAGAAGGAGCATACAGAAGCAGATAAGAAGGAAGATGGGGAAGAACAAGATGGAAAATTTGAGGTGGGGGAGAGGAGAAGAATATGTACAATACCGATGTAATATGCTGTCGTTTTTCAGTACAATGCAGCGAATTAAGGGGCACTTAACTGAACGGCACTTGGAGTTGCTTCGACAGACTCCTTTTTGGCCATTAATATCCGCGTTTTACAGCGGTGTGATATCGGAAGATCAATGCAAGAAATCAGAGAGTGATGTCCGCGCCATTATCAAGTGCTACAACGCAAGAACAATGAGTTTTCAGTTTGGTAGCACATCTGCATCGTTGACGACAGAAGACATGGCAGAAATTTTGGGACTTCCACAAGAAGGTGAAGAATTGAAGTTAAAGGGATCAAGGAGTTACAAATCAGATTTTGTCGAAAGATATTTTAACGCCAAAAGAGTGTATAAAACATTGGTGGATAAAGCCTTGGACGAAGCAATAGAAGGGAAAAGAGAAACAGACGTAGAGGATGTTGTACGCCTGATTTTGATAGAATTATGCATAACCTTTTTGTTATGTAACTCGGGCCAAGTTACTTCATGGAATTTAGTCAAGTATTGTGAGGATTTAGAAAGTATTTCAAGATATTCATGGGCGAAAGCTGTGGCTGACGTTCTGCACCAGGGATTGGAAAAAGGGACCGGGCGGTTCAAGCCATATTCTGTTCCTGGGTGCGTGGTTGCCATAATG CTTTGGTTGTGTGAGAGAACTAACCTCATACAACCAATCAAGGGAAGGGAGGGACAGAAACCAGCTCTCGTAAAATGGAGCATGCAGGAACTGCACTTGAAACTTAAACAAGTACATGTCGCAGACATTGGG TTGAGCTTTAAGAAGGACAAGGAGAGGAAGAAACTAGGAGAAGATGAAAAAGCACGCGAAGAAGCTATTATAACCAATGGACGAGAAGAACGAGAAGAATGGGAAAATGTGACTGGTGATACAGCGGGCGAATTGGAAGATCATCTCCGAGCTcgaaagagaaaaatgaaattcgTCCGCGGACCCCCTATTTCAAAAAGGTTAAATGACAATGAGGACTTGGAAGAAAGATCAGAAGATATTTGGAGAGTGATTCAGAATGCAAGTGCTGATCAAGGAAAAGTGAGTAGGCTAACTGAAAAGTTGGAGAGTAAGAAggaaaaaactaaaaagttgaagagaaaactaaaagaagaaaagaaggaaaggaGAAAGCTGAAAGAGGAAAATGAGGTCTTAACTTCTGAAAAGAAATCATTGTTTGATTCTCTGAAGAGGTTGGTGAAAATGCTGGAagaaactcttgaagcggaaagGGAAGCGGTGAAAAacctaaagaaagaaaaaatggagcTGATCAAGGAAAATCAAGAACTCAAAGAAAAGCTCAATCAAGGAAGTCCATGCTCCGTGGTGCAATTGAGGGAGGACGTGCAAGTTGAGGTATCTCCAATGCAATCCTTTTTGACAAGTCCTGAGAAAGGCGTCATGAAGAGGGTATTAGATTTGGAGTTTGAGGATGAACAGCGGGGCGAAAAGGAGAGGAAAGTAGACGAGGAAAGAAATGGAAAGAAGGGAGGATGTCCTATCTGA
- the LOC137710089 gene encoding autophagy-related protein 8B-like: protein MKPGSEAIKFLGRPENQPHRIDAWHLRKTCAILIPVAVEKDARCDIPEFDRKKYQVPGNMTLGEFILFIRVSIRISKKKPIFVSFKNTKPPVGVFFYEIDEENKGEDGFLHITYSGEENVCGSNQEQEHGDEISIEKEAANNPHATPAGIPLKQNIILVKSACKEGKPQTIHMQHQQEFH, encoded by the exons ATGAAacctggctctgaggccat AAAATTTCTGGGGCGCCCCGAAAACCAGCCTCATCGTATAGATGCTTGGCATTTGAGGAAGACGTGCGCAATTTTAATACCTGTGGCTGTCGAGAAGGATGCTAGATGTGATATTCCTGAATTTGACAGGAAGAAATACCAGGTCCCTGGTAATATGACCCTTGGAGAATTCATCTTATTCATTAGGGTCAGTATCAGGATAAGCAAGAAAAAGCCGATATTTGTCTCTTTCAAGAACACTAAACCTCCtgttggtgtttttttttatgaaatcgATGAGGAAAATAAGGGTGAAGATGGATTTCTTCACATTACCTACAGTGGGGAAGAGAATGTTTGTGGATCAAATCAAGAGCAAGAACACGGGGATGAAATCTCAATCGAGAAGGAAGCCGCAAACAATCCACATGCAACACCAGCAGGAATTCCACTGAAGCAGAACATAATTCTCGTGAAATCTGCATGCAAGGAGGGGAAGCCGCAAACAATCCACATGCAACACCAGCAGGAATTCCACTGA
- the LOC137710704 gene encoding uncharacterized protein: MASYKDADPSLGFLTRKDTEVKLPRPTRVKNKTPAPVQITAEQILREARERQEAEIRPPKQKITDPTELADYRLRKRKEFEDLIRRVRWNVSVWIKYAQWEESQKDFKRARSVWERALEVDYRNHTLWLKYAEVEMKNKFINHARNVWDRAVTLLPRVDQLWYKYIHMEEIIGNVAGARQIYERWMNWMPDQQGWLSFIKFELRYNEVERARAIFERFVQCHPKVGAWIRFAKFEMKNGEVARARNVYERAVEILADDEEAEQLFVAFAEFEERCKETDRARCIYKFALDHIPKGRAGDLYKKFVGFEKQYGDRQGIEDAIVGKRRFQYEDEVRKNPRNYDAWFDYIRLEESAGNKDRIREVYERAIANVPPAPEKRYWQRYIYLWINYALYEELDAEDMERTRDVYRECLNLIPHQKFSFAKMWLLAAQFEIRQLNLKGARQILGNAIGKAPKDKIFKKYIEIELNLGNMDRCRKLYEKYLEWSPENCYAWTKYAELEQSLCETERTRSLFELAIAQPSLDMPELLWKAFIDFEISEGEFERTRELYERLLDRTKHLKVWISYAKFEASAMVQDGVDSDMSEDQAQDYLLEQKKQCLLRARRVFEKAVNYFRTSAPELKEERGMLLEEWLNMEASFGDLGDVSLVQSKLPKKLKKRRPIMTEDGPAGYEEYIDYMFPEEAQTTNLKILEAAYKWKRQKVSSDED; this comes from the exons ATGGCCTCCTACAAGGACGCAGACCCTTCCCTAGGGTTCCTAACCCGAAAGGACACTGAGGTCAAACTCCCACGACCCACTAGGGTTAAGAACAAAACCCCAGCCCCCGTCCAAATCACTGCAGAGCAAATTCTTCGGGAGGCACGTGAGCGTCAGGAGGCTGAAATTCGACCTCCCAAACAGAAGATAACTGATCCCACTGAGCTTGCTGATTACCGTCTCCGTAAGCGCAAAGAATTCGAGGACCTAATCCGGCGTGTGAGGTGGAATGTCAGCGTCTGGATCAAGTATGCCCAGTGGGAGGAGTCCCAGAAGGACTTCAAGCGTGCTCGCTCGGTTTGGGAGCGTGCCCTTGAGGTCGATTATCGAAACCACACCCTGTGGCTCAAGTATGCGGAGGTGGAGATGAAGAACAAGTTCATTAACCATGCAAGAAATGTGTGGGACCGTGCTGTTACGCTCTTGCCTAGAGTTGACCAGCTCTGGTACAAGTACATTCACATGGAAGAGATTATAGGGAATGTGGCTGGTGCTCGACAGATATATGAGAGGTGGATGAATTGGATGCCGGACCAGCAAGGCTGGCTCTCCTTTATCAAGTTTGAACTTCGCTATAATGAAGTGGAGCGTGCTAGAGCGATTTTTGAGCGGTTTGTACAATGTCATCCAAAAGTTGGTGCTTGGATTCGGTTTGCCAAGTTTGAGatgaagaatggtgaggttGCAAGGGCAAGAAATGTATATGAGAGAGCAGTGGAGATTCTAGCTGATGATGAGGAGGCTGAGCAGTTATTTGTGGCTTTTGCTGAATTCGAAGAACGGTGCAAAGAAACTGATCGAGCAAGGTGTATTTATAAGTTTGCACTTGATCATATACCCAAAGGAAGGGCCGGTGACTTATATAAGAAGTTTGTGGGTTTCGAGAAGCAGTATGGAGATAGGCAAGGGATTGAAGATGCAATTGTGGGAAAGAGGAGGTTTCAGTATGAAGATGAGGTTAGGAAGAACCCTCGTAATTATGATGCGTGGTTTGATTATATAAGGCTAGAAGAGAGTGCAGGGAATAAGGATAGAATTAGAGAAGTTTACGAGCGAGCAATTGCTAATGTTCCTCCGGCTCCAGAGAAGCGATATTGGCAACGATACATTTATTTGTG GATTAACTATGCACTCTACGAGGAGCTTGATGCTGAAGACATGGAACGTACTCGAGATGTGTATAG GGAGTGCCTTAATTTGATTCCTCACCAGAAATTTTCGTTTGCAAAAATGTGGCTTCTTGCTGCCCAGTTTGAGATACGGCAGCTGAATCTCAAGGGTGCACGACAGATCCTCGGCAATGCAATAGGAAAGGCACCCAAAGATAAG ATATTTAAGAAGTATATTGAGATTGAGCTGAACCTTGGGAATATGGATCGATGTCGGAAGTTGTATGAAAAGTATCTGGAGTGGTCCCCAGAAAACTGTTATGCGTGGACCAAGTATGCAGAGTTAGAGCAATCTTTATGCGAGACAGAACGAACCAGGTCGCTTTTTGAACTTGCCATTGCCCAGCCGTCACTTGACATGCCTGAGTTGTTGTGGAAG GCATTCATTGACTTTGAAATATCAGAGGGTGAATTTGAGAGAACTAGAGAACTTTACGAGAGACTCCTAGACCGGACTAAACACCTCAAGGTGTGGATCAGTTATGCGAAATTTGAGGCATCTGCTATGGTGCAAGATGGTGTGGATTCAGATATGTCCGAAGATCAAGCCCAGGATTATCTCCTTGAACAAAAGAAACAATGTCTTCTGCGTGCTCGAA GGGTTTTTGAGAAAGCTGTTAACTATTTTAGAACTTCAGCACCCGAGTTGAAGGAAGAAAGAGGTATGTTGCTGGAAGAATGGTTGAATATGGAGGCTAGCTTTGGAGACTTGGGTGATGTTAGCTTAGTCCAATCTAAGCTTCCAAAGAAACTGAAGAAGAGGAGGCCAATAATGACTGAAGACGGCCCTGCTGG GTATGAGGAGTACATTGATTACATGTTCCCAGAGGAAGCTCAGACGACAAATCTCAAGATATTGGAAGCTGCCTACAAGTGGAAGAGGCAAAAGGTGTCTTCCGATGAGGACTAG
- the LOC137710090 gene encoding uncharacterized protein, with the protein MILDCLKKSLFDKKGKWPDELPECLWAYRTTKRQATGEISFSLAFGSEAIIPPNVIVLSISTLLLNIEQNSKELAISLDLAEEKCEKTITRIAAYQQQLLSSYNKGAKIRQFQP; encoded by the coding sequence ATGATTctcgactgcctcaagaaatcccttttcgacaaaaagggaaaatggccagacgaactcCCTGAATgtttatgggcatatcgcacaaCCAAACGACAAGCAACCGGCGAGAtttctttctctttggcatttggttcagaagcaatcattcctCCCAATGTCATCGTGCTAAGTATCAGCACTCTACTACTAAACATCGAGCAGAATAGTAAGGAGTTGGCCATaagcttagatctggcagaAGAGAAATGCGAGAAGACCATTACCCGCATCGCAGCCTACCAGCAACAGCTCTTATCCAGCTATAACAAAGGGGCCAAGATCCGACAATTCCAACCCTGA